The following coding sequences are from one Pelmatolapia mariae isolate MD_Pm_ZW linkage group LG4, Pm_UMD_F_2, whole genome shotgun sequence window:
- the ccndx gene encoding cyclin Dx encodes MDRDMSVSLWCEEVEDDQTQDQSQREAQAQGHNSGSPQLRAAWDPTVSGHRVIQRLLHVEERYMPSMLYITLIHRDPERREELAKWALEVCCECGCDETVFPLSVSLMDRFLSASLSVPVSLYCLAAGCILIASKLTECDSVTADTLCAAAEYSFLPSNLLEMERVILATLRWDTAAVTPQDFLPHFLACVEERGDSGESAEEQLSTLRRHSDTLAAMCVCDSRFLGAPPSLVAAASLNCALQGLGNKGLTQLALMSEALAELCQTDLAVLQCYSEMIEYALRQRLRSGLQQGPTEKDEEVENERPGTPTDMREIDL; translated from the exons ATGGACAGAGacatgtctgtgtctctgtggtgTGAGGAAGTGGAGGATGACCAGACTCAGGATCAGAGCCAGAGGGAGGCACAAGCCCAGGGCCACAACAGTGGCTCGCCTCAGCTGCGAGCCGCCTGGGACCCAACAGTGTCGGGGCATCGAGTGATCCAGAGGCTGCTTCACGTGGAGGAAAGATACATGCCCTCCATGCTCTACATCACCCTCATCCACAGGGATCCGGAGCGCAGGGAGGAGCTTGCCAAATGGGCCCTGGAG GTGTGCTGTGAGTGTGGTTGTGATGAGACAGTCTTCcccctgtctgtctctctgatgGACAGGTTCCTGTCTGCGTCTCTGTCTGTACCGGTCTCATTGTACTGCCTGGCTGCTGGCTGCATCCTTATAGCCTCGAAGCTCACAGAGTGTGACAGCGTGACCGCTGACACCCTGTGTGCGGCAGCTGAATACAGTTTCCTGCCATCGAACCTGTTG GAAATGGAGCGTGTTATCCTCGCCACCCTCCGAtgggacacagcagcagtgacTCCGCAGGATTTTCTCCCACATTTTCTCGCCTGTGtagaggagagaggagacagTGGTGAATCTGCAGAGGAGCAGCTTTCCACCCTGCGGCGGCACAGCGACACGCTGGCCGCCATGTGTGTCTGCGACTCCCGGTTTCTGGGAGCCCCGCCATCGCTTGTTGCTGCAGCATCACTGAACTGTGCCCTACAAGGTCTGGGCAACAAGGGCCTCACTCAGCTGGCCCTTATGAGTGAAGCATTGGCTGAACTGTGCCAGACCGACCTG GCTGTCCTGCAGTGCTACAGTGAGATGATTGAATATGCCCTCCGCCAGCGTCTGAGGAGTGGGCTTCAGCAGGGCCCCACAGAAAAAGACGAGGAGGTGGAGAACGAAAGGCCTGGAACACCAACTGACATGAGAGAGATTGACTTGTGA
- the nucb1 gene encoding nucleobindin-1 translates to MKWISGWLLLLSISVEVWSVPIDRNAAQQVPKEEVQEENMDTGLYYDRYLREVIEVLETDPHFREKLQTANTEDIKNGRLSKELDLVSHHVRTRLDELKRQEVSRLRMLLKAKLDSTNTQSLQMDHASLLKQFEHLDPHNQNTFEAKDLELLISTATKDLENYDAERHEEFKRYEMLKEHERREYLKSLDQEKREKEEKRMQELKEKHRQHPKVNAPGSVDQLREVWEETDGLDPQEFNPKTFFKLHDTNEDGVLDEQELEALFTKELEKVYDPKNEEDDMMEMEEERLRMREHVMKNVDANKDRLVSLEEFLKSTEKKEFSNPKEWETLENKPVYTEEELQRFEAELRDKEEELKRRAETLHQEQELLRERGKALEAQRREYQQAVLEMSQRQKEQQAVDGQPPAGPNGELQFQPQTQKPEDKEAKAPAEPEAEAQNNLPAEPPQNLPLHT, encoded by the exons ATGAAGTGGATATCTGGCTGGCTCCTGCTCCTGTCCATCTCTGTCGAGGTCTGGTCAGTGCCTATAGATCGCAATGCAGCCCAGCAGGTCCCTAAAGAGGAAGTGCAGGAAGAGAACATG GACACTGGCCTGTACTACGACCGGTACCTCAGAGAGGTGATTGAGGTTTTAGAGACAGACCCGCACTTCAGAGAGAAACTGCAGACAGCAAACACAGAGGACATTAAG AACGGGCGTCTCAGTAAAGAGCTGGACCTGGTCAGTCATCATGTCAGAACTCGCTTGGATGAGCTGAAGCGTCAGGAGGTTTCTCGTCTCAGGATGCTGCTAAAGGCCAAACTGGACAGCACCAACACACAGA GTCTTCAGATGGACCATGCCTCCCTTCTGAAGCAGTTTGAACATCTGGATCCGCACAATCAAAATACCTTTGAGGCCAAAGATCTCGAGCTTCTAATCTCAACT GCCACTAAGGACCTGGAGAACTACGACGCAGAGAGACACGAGGAGTTCAAGCGCTACGAGATGCTGAAGGAGCACGAGAGGCGGGAGTACCTGAAGAGCCTGGATcaggagaagagagaaaaggaggagaagagaaTGCAGGAGCTGAAGGAGAAACACCGCCAGCATCCTAAAGTTAACGCTCCG GGTAGCGTTGATCAGCTGCGGGAAGTTTGGGAGGAGACAGATGGACTGGATCCTCAGGAGTTCAACCCCAAGACCTTTTTTAAACTGCATG ATACAAATGAAGACGGCGTTTTGGACGAACAGGAACTGGAGGCTCTCTTTACAAAGGAG CTGGAGAAGGTCTACGACCCAAAGAATGAGGAAGACGATATGATGGAGATGGAGGAAGAAAGGCTGAGGATGAGGGAGCATGtcatgaaaaat GTGGATGCAAACAAAGACCGGCTCGTCAGCCTGGAGGAATTCCTCAAGTCCACAGAGAAGAAAGAGTTCAGTAATCCCAAAGAGTGGGAG ACTCTGGAAAACAAGCCAGTGTATACAGAGGAAGAGCTCCAGCGATTTGAGGCTGAACTCAGGGATAAGGAGGAAGAGCTGAAGAGGAGGGCTGAGACTCTGCATCAGGAGCAGGAGCTCCTGAGGGAGAGAGGCAAAGCCTTGGAGGCCCAGAGGAGAGAGTACCAGCAG gCTGTATTAGAAATGTCTCAGCGACAGAAAGAACAGCAGGCAGTGGATGGGCAGCCTCCTGCGGGTCCTAATGGAGAACTACAGTTTCAGCCACAGACACAGAAACCTGAAGATAAAG AGGCAAAAGCTCCAGCTGAGCCCGAAGCTGAAGCCCAAAATAATCTGCCTGCAGAACCCCCACAGAATCTGCCTTTGCACACCTAA